One Chloroflexota bacterium DNA window includes the following coding sequences:
- a CDS encoding ABC transporter permease subunit: protein METVALIIVAVILSIAIAIPIGILAARSNLVDGMIRPVLDLMQTMPAYVYLVPGIMLFGIGNVPAIFATVIYAVPPAIRLTNLGIRQVTPQVVEAAQSFGTTRRQLLLKVQLPMAIPTIMAGVNQTIMMALAMVVVASLVGAGGLGEDVLRALNRFKPGEALLGGLAIVALAIIVDRITQAWAQERQAALSTEAK from the coding sequence ATGGAGACGGTGGCGCTGATCATCGTTGCGGTCATCCTCTCCATCGCCATCGCCATTCCCATAGGCATTCTGGCGGCCCGCAGCAACCTGGTGGACGGCATGATCCGGCCGGTGCTGGACCTCATGCAGACGATGCCGGCGTACGTGTACCTGGTGCCGGGCATCATGCTCTTCGGCATCGGCAACGTGCCGGCCATTTTCGCAACGGTAATCTACGCCGTGCCTCCGGCCATCCGGCTCACCAACCTGGGAATCAGGCAGGTGACGCCGCAGGTGGTGGAGGCGGCGCAGTCCTTCGGAACCACGCGGCGGCAGCTGCTGCTGAAGGTGCAGTTGCCCATGGCAATCCCCACCATCATGGCGGGGGTGAACCAGACCATCATGATGGCCCTGGCTATGGTGGTGGTGGCGTCGCTGGTGGGGGCCGGCGGACTGGGTGAGGACGTGCTTCGCGCACTGAACCGCTTCAAGCCGGGTGAGGCGCTCCTGGGTGGTCTGGCCATCGTGGCCCTAGCCATCATCGTGGACCGGATCACCCAGGCGTGGGCGCAGGAGCGGCAAGCGGCGCTCAGCACGGAAGCCAAGTAG
- a CDS encoding ScyD/ScyE family protein, which yields MVLAFMIASCGGASGRVVVDGLASPRGLTALDDGRVLVAEVASGRLLIVDSEGGLTVHADLLPRLADGPEGAPAGVSAAVVDGGVTYFIVGEARAKGFREVYALRSGDAPRGMTGQDVMGTGPTRPLLNPYDLLQLPSGDLLVSDAGANVVWRVTLDGEIFLFADTGSIAYETADGAGEAEPVPTGMTAGPDGAVYLSTLTGAPFPRGGAKVFRILDRNADGDALDLGETTVYAEGFTTATDVAFLRDGALLVTEYSTDMAAVASKGYARSAEHLGRLVRWERGSRSVVMDGLVAPTSVVVLGGVAYVSEEYAGRVRAIEP from the coding sequence ATGGTCCTCGCTTTCATGATTGCCTCCTGCGGCGGGGCTTCCGGCCGCGTCGTTGTGGACGGGCTGGCGTCGCCGCGGGGTTTGACGGCGCTGGACGACGGTCGGGTGCTGGTCGCAGAGGTGGCCTCGGGCCGGCTGCTCATCGTGGATAGCGAGGGCGGCCTGACTGTGCATGCAGATCTACTGCCACGACTGGCCGACGGGCCCGAGGGCGCACCGGCAGGCGTTTCCGCGGCCGTGGTGGACGGCGGCGTGACGTATTTCATCGTCGGAGAGGCGCGCGCCAAGGGGTTCCGCGAGGTGTACGCGCTGCGGTCCGGCGACGCGCCGCGCGGCATGACGGGGCAGGACGTCATGGGCACCGGACCGACGAGGCCGCTGTTGAACCCGTACGATCTGCTGCAACTGCCCTCCGGCGACCTGCTGGTCAGCGATGCCGGGGCCAACGTGGTCTGGAGGGTAACGCTGGACGGCGAGATCTTCCTGTTCGCCGACACAGGGTCCATCGCGTACGAGACGGCGGACGGCGCGGGGGAAGCGGAGCCTGTGCCCACCGGGATGACCGCCGGGCCTGACGGCGCGGTGTACTTGTCGACGCTCACCGGCGCGCCCTTTCCCAGGGGAGGAGCGAAAGTCTTCCGCATCCTCGACCGGAACGCGGACGGCGACGCGCTGGACCTGGGGGAGACGACGGTGTACGCCGAGGGGTTCACAACGGCGACGGACGTGGCCTTCCTGCGCGACGGGGCGCTGCTGGTGACGGAGTACAGCACGGACATGGCGGCTGTCGCATCGAAGGGCTATGCACGCTCGGCCGAGCACCTGGGCCGGCTGGTGCGGTGGGAGCGCGGCTCGCGGTCGGTCGTGATGGACGGGCTGGTGGCGCCGACGTCGGTCGTGGTGCTCGGCGGGGTGGCGTACGTGAGCGAGGAGTACGCGGGGCGCGTGCGGGCCATCGAGCCGTAG
- a CDS encoding putative quinol monooxygenase: MIVLMVTINIKPEHKEAFMEEMMGDAIGSNRDEPGCLRFDVMQDNENPNTIHLYEVYTDEAALEAHRQAPHYLKWRDAVADWRDGDAIRRVCTNVYPPDDEWR, translated from the coding sequence ATGATCGTCCTGATGGTGACCATCAACATCAAGCCGGAGCACAAGGAAGCCTTCATGGAGGAGATGATGGGCGACGCCATCGGCTCCAACCGCGATGAGCCGGGCTGCCTGCGCTTCGACGTGATGCAGGACAACGAGAACCCGAACACCATCCACCTGTACGAGGTGTACACGGACGAGGCGGCGTTGGAGGCGCACCGGCAGGCGCCCCACTACCTGAAGTGGCGCGACGCCGTGGCGGACTGGCGCGACGGGGACGCCATTCGGCGCGTGTGCACCAACGTCTACCCGCCGGACGACGAGTGGCGGTAG
- a CDS encoding LysR family transcriptional regulator: MDLKSLQVLCAIADLGSVSKAANHVGISQPAASRHLASLETEMGEPLVYRGKRPIQLTQFGAAFAKRAAPLVRDLLELSPNDPGLVEESTVTIASTHDFTVHVLPYLVQAAGIHHPNIPLDLLTGTKPAVLHMVENGEADFGLVSRGDIPRIFSFDPLFTSYTALVTPLGHPLSEDDDITLDKIAEWPFVSWRRGFQTERDSLDRYRRERIRFKSVLTLDSVTSVKTYVALGLGISIGPRYTIDPWDESRLNIVSLEGAVPGREFGIVTLRGKPLWKSGKLLTRMLHDEVGSPAFLAHFPFGL; this comes from the coding sequence ATGGATCTGAAATCACTCCAGGTATTGTGCGCCATCGCGGATCTTGGCAGCGTCTCCAAGGCGGCCAACCACGTCGGCATCAGCCAGCCGGCCGCCAGCCGCCACCTCGCGTCCCTCGAAACCGAGATGGGCGAGCCCCTTGTCTACCGCGGCAAGCGCCCCATCCAGCTCACCCAGTTCGGTGCAGCCTTCGCCAAGCGGGCGGCGCCCCTCGTCCGAGACCTGCTGGAGCTTTCCCCCAACGACCCCGGCCTCGTGGAGGAGAGCACCGTCACCATCGCATCTACCCACGACTTCACCGTGCACGTGCTGCCCTACCTTGTGCAGGCCGCGGGCATCCACCACCCCAACATTCCCCTCGACCTGCTGACGGGCACCAAGCCGGCCGTGCTCCACATGGTGGAGAACGGCGAGGCGGACTTTGGCCTGGTGTCGAGGGGCGACATCCCCCGCATCTTCTCCTTTGACCCCCTCTTCACCTCGTATACAGCCCTGGTGACCCCGCTGGGGCACCCCCTCTCCGAGGACGACGACATCACGCTCGACAAGATCGCGGAGTGGCCCTTCGTCAGCTGGCGTCGCGGCTTCCAGACGGAACGGGACTCCCTCGACCGCTATCGCAGAGAACGCATTCGCTTCAAGTCGGTGCTCACCTTGGACAGCGTGACCAGCGTGAAGACCTACGTCGCACTCGGGCTGGGCATCTCCATCGGGCCACGCTACACCATCGACCCGTGGGACGAGTCCCGTCTGAACATCGTCTCGCTCGAGGGCGCGGTGCCCGGCCGCGAGTTTGGCATCGTCACCCTGCGGGGCAAGCCCCTCTGGAAGAGCGGCAAGCTCCTGACGCGCATGCTCCACGATGAGGTCGGCTCCCCGGCGTTTCTCGCGCACTTCCCATTCGGGCTGTAG
- a CDS encoding xanthine dehydrogenase family protein molybdopterin-binding subunit, whose translation MTTTYHVFGQPLGRVDGPEKVTGQAKYSADVNLPGALWGKSLRSPYPHARIVSIDTSAARALPGVYAVLTGDDVRGVLFGRRLRDVPVLAWDHARFAGERVAAVAAEDEDIAQAALDLIEIEYEELPAQLDPVEAMQDGAPLIHPDMMSYVGYPQPPEKPSNVFIHSVWNKGDIEAGFAEADVIVENTFQVPRQHQAYLESHSCVVWIDGDGVAQVWASNKTPYNLRQQLADAIGIAQDEIQVNFAAIGGDFGGKGSPMEIPLCYYLARASGRPVKMVMDYLDEFMAANPRHAAVMQVRTGVKRDGTMVAHHVRGVFDSGAYGAYKPGVNLMGFSHAGGPYRTPNVKVEGIQVYTNNVPCGHMRGPGEPQAAFAMESQLDMVARELGLDPLDVRRANVVNPGDSDSLNHTFQGVNIRETLEAAAEAAEYGTAKAPNIGRGIAIGDRPPGGGHSHLSVTLNPDGTAELSTPIFEQGTGSYTLEMQVIGEELGLTVDRMHIGAWNTGAVSFDSGVGGSRVTRIGTQVAYAAAQEVKGELLQAAAEALGVPADRLSFSDGAVRVRSTGESHAWPELLQRDGRSVTGYAEFQDTALPPVTAYVAQIAEVSVDPETGQVKLLRLSSAHDVGQIVNPIGHQGQVNGGAMQGIGYALMEELQVEDGRVTTLSFGDYKIPTINDLPEMRTVLVESESGVGPYNVKSIGENSVIPVAAAIANAVEDAVGVRIKDLPITAGKVYRALKEKQQG comes from the coding sequence ATGACCACGACATACCATGTCTTTGGGCAACCGCTGGGCCGCGTTGACGGCCCGGAGAAGGTCACCGGACAGGCCAAGTACTCGGCCGACGTGAACCTCCCCGGCGCCCTCTGGGGCAAGTCCCTCCGCAGCCCGTACCCGCACGCCCGCATCGTCAGTATCGACACCTCCGCCGCGCGAGCGCTCCCCGGCGTCTACGCCGTCCTGACCGGCGATGACGTCCGCGGCGTCCTCTTCGGCCGGCGCCTGCGCGACGTGCCCGTCCTCGCATGGGATCACGCCCGGTTCGCCGGCGAGCGCGTGGCCGCCGTCGCCGCCGAGGATGAGGACATCGCCCAAGCCGCCCTTGACCTCATCGAGATCGAGTACGAGGAGCTGCCCGCTCAGCTCGACCCCGTCGAGGCCATGCAGGACGGAGCGCCCCTCATCCATCCGGACATGATGAGCTACGTCGGCTACCCGCAGCCGCCGGAGAAGCCGTCCAACGTCTTCATCCACAGCGTCTGGAACAAGGGCGATATCGAGGCGGGCTTCGCCGAGGCCGACGTCATCGTGGAGAACACCTTCCAGGTGCCGCGTCAGCACCAGGCCTACTTGGAGTCCCACTCCTGCGTCGTCTGGATCGACGGCGACGGCGTCGCGCAGGTCTGGGCCTCCAACAAGACGCCCTACAACCTGCGTCAGCAGCTCGCCGACGCCATCGGCATCGCGCAGGACGAGATTCAGGTCAACTTCGCCGCCATCGGCGGAGACTTCGGCGGCAAGGGCTCGCCTATGGAGATCCCGCTCTGCTACTACCTCGCCAGGGCCAGCGGCCGCCCCGTCAAGATGGTCATGGACTACCTCGACGAGTTCATGGCGGCCAACCCCCGCCACGCCGCCGTCATGCAGGTGCGCACCGGCGTCAAGCGCGACGGCACGATGGTCGCCCACCACGTCCGCGGTGTCTTCGACAGCGGCGCGTACGGCGCGTACAAGCCCGGCGTCAACCTCATGGGCTTTTCCCACGCCGGAGGCCCCTACCGGACGCCCAACGTGAAGGTGGAGGGCATTCAGGTCTACACAAACAACGTCCCCTGCGGCCACATGCGCGGCCCCGGCGAGCCCCAGGCCGCCTTCGCCATGGAGTCGCAGCTTGACATGGTCGCGCGCGAACTCGGCCTCGACCCCCTCGACGTCCGTCGCGCGAATGTCGTCAATCCCGGCGATTCAGACTCCCTCAACCACACCTTCCAGGGCGTCAACATCCGCGAGACCCTCGAGGCGGCCGCCGAGGCCGCTGAGTACGGCACGGCGAAGGCCCCCAACATCGGCCGCGGCATCGCCATCGGCGACCGCCCTCCCGGCGGCGGGCACTCGCACCTCTCCGTCACCCTCAACCCCGACGGCACCGCTGAGCTCTCGACGCCCATCTTCGAGCAGGGCACCGGCAGCTACACGCTCGAGATGCAGGTAATTGGCGAGGAGCTCGGCCTGACGGTCGACCGGATGCACATCGGCGCTTGGAACACTGGCGCCGTCAGCTTCGACTCGGGCGTCGGAGGCAGCCGCGTCACGCGCATCGGCACGCAGGTCGCCTACGCCGCCGCGCAGGAGGTCAAGGGCGAGCTTCTCCAAGCCGCCGCCGAGGCTCTCGGCGTGCCCGCCGACCGCCTCTCCTTCTCCGACGGCGCCGTCCGGGTCCGCTCGACGGGTGAGAGCCACGCTTGGCCGGAGCTTCTGCAGCGGGACGGCCGCTCAGTGACCGGCTACGCCGAGTTCCAGGACACTGCCCTGCCGCCCGTCACGGCCTACGTCGCGCAAATCGCGGAGGTCTCCGTCGACCCGGAGACGGGGCAGGTCAAGCTCCTGCGCCTTTCCTCCGCCCACGACGTAGGTCAGATCGTGAACCCCATCGGCCACCAGGGCCAGGTGAACGGCGGCGCAATGCAGGGCATCGGCTACGCGCTGATGGAGGAGTTGCAGGTGGAGGACGGCCGCGTGACGACCCTCTCATTCGGCGACTACAAGATCCCCACCATCAACGACCTGCCGGAGATGCGCACAGTGCTGGTGGAGTCCGAGAGCGGCGTCGGCCCCTACAACGTCAAGAGCATCGGCGAGAACTCCGTCATCCCCGTCGCCGCCGCCATCGCCAACGCCGTCGAGGACGCGGTCGGCGTCCGCATCAAGGACCTCCCCATCACGGCGGGAAAGGTCTACCGCGCCCTCAAGGAGAAGCAGCAGGGGTAG
- a CDS encoding (2Fe-2S)-binding protein, which yields MTTLDASHTVRLTVNGEAREVSVPARRTLVDMLRYDLDLTGTKEACSVGVCGACTVLLDGEITASCITLAVQADGADVTTIEGIAQGGELHPVQQSFIDHGGFQCGICTSGQIVAAKSLLDANPSPTEEQVKAWMMGNLCRCTGYYQILESIMKAAR from the coding sequence ATGACTACGCTCGACGCATCCCACACGGTACGGCTGACGGTCAACGGCGAGGCCCGCGAGGTGTCGGTGCCGGCGCGCCGGACACTCGTCGACATGCTGCGCTACGACCTCGACCTGACGGGGACGAAGGAGGCGTGCAGCGTGGGCGTGTGCGGCGCGTGCACGGTGCTGCTCGACGGCGAGATTACGGCGTCGTGCATCACGCTCGCGGTGCAGGCGGACGGCGCGGACGTCACAACAATCGAGGGCATCGCACAGGGCGGCGAGCTGCACCCTGTGCAGCAGAGCTTCATCGACCACGGCGGCTTCCAGTGCGGCATCTGCACCTCGGGGCAGATCGTGGCCGCGAAGTCGCTGCTGGACGCCAATCCGTCGCCCACCGAGGAGCAGGTGAAGGCGTGGATGATGGGCAACCTTTGCCGCTGCACGGGCTACTACCAGATCCTGGAGTCCATCATGAAGGCGGCGCGGTAA
- a CDS encoding xanthine dehydrogenase family protein subunit M, whose product MRDFIYHAPTSLDEALSLLEQYGEDARPIAGGTAMVNLLKQNLVFADHLVGLGKVPGLRGISRSNGDLRIGALTKHREVEHSADVASAAPLLAETYIRVATVRIRNMATVGGGLTHADPAQDPPPALMALGARVVLASPGGTRELPVEDLFVDYYETALQPGELLTEVIVPAQAADARGVYLKFLPRTEDDYATVAVAALARVKDGVCADVRVALGAVAPTPVRATAVEAALEGQSVTADAVRSAAEAVAGQVDPLADFRGSAEYKRDMAVVFTRRALEQALGLGQ is encoded by the coding sequence ATGCGGGACTTCATCTACCACGCGCCGACATCGCTGGACGAGGCTCTCTCGCTGCTGGAGCAGTACGGCGAGGACGCCCGCCCCATCGCCGGCGGCACGGCGATGGTCAACCTGTTGAAGCAAAACCTGGTGTTCGCGGACCACCTTGTCGGCCTCGGCAAGGTGCCGGGGCTGCGGGGCATCAGCCGGAGCAACGGCGACCTGCGCATCGGGGCGCTGACGAAGCACCGCGAGGTGGAGCACAGCGCGGACGTCGCGTCGGCGGCGCCACTGCTCGCGGAAACGTACATCCGCGTAGCGACGGTGCGCATTCGGAACATGGCGACCGTCGGGGGCGGGCTGACGCACGCCGACCCGGCGCAGGACCCGCCGCCCGCGCTGATGGCGCTCGGCGCGCGCGTCGTGCTGGCGTCGCCGGGCGGCACGCGGGAGCTGCCGGTGGAGGACCTCTTTGTCGACTACTACGAGACGGCGCTGCAGCCGGGGGAGCTGTTGACCGAGGTCATCGTGCCCGCGCAGGCGGCGGACGCGCGGGGCGTGTACCTGAAGTTCCTGCCGCGCACGGAGGACGACTACGCGACGGTCGCGGTCGCGGCACTGGCGCGGGTGAAGGACGGCGTGTGCGCGGACGTACGCGTCGCGCTGGGGGCCGTCGCGCCGACGCCGGTGCGCGCCACGGCGGTCGAGGCGGCGCTCGAGGGGCAGTCGGTGACGGCGGACGCCGTCCGCTCGGCGGCTGAGGCCGTCGCGGGGCAGGTGGACCCGCTGGCCGACTTCCGCGGCTCGGCCGAGTACAAGCGCGACATGGCCGTGGTGTTCACCCGGCGGGCGCTGGAGCAGGCGCTGGGACTCGGCCAGTGA